From Pseudomonadota bacterium:
TTATAATTCCGGTGGAAAGCCAAGTCAGGGAATTGGATGCCAAGATTCTGCTGGCTTGTGCCGCGGCTGAACGTGGTTTTCCAGTAATTATCGGTTCCCGGGCCTTTATTCATTTCCAGATGGATTCTTTGCCTCGTGGCGTTTATCTGGCCAAAAGCATGCGGACTTTAAGTATCAGGATGTTTGCTATTCTGCGTGATCTTGGTCATGAGATTGTCGGTTGGGATGAAGAGGGTCTGGTGCGCTGGCCTGATCAGGAGTATTACCGCTGGCGCCTGTCACCTGTTACCCTGCGTAAGCTATCTCATTTATTGACCTGGGGAGCTGATGATGCCCGAGTTTTGCGTGATTATCCAGGGTATCCCGGGACGCCGATTCATCTTACCGGCAATCCTCGCATTGATTTGCTGCGGCCGGAATTGCGTTCTTTCTATCAGCAAAAAGCCGACAAGCTGAAAGAACAATATGGAGATTTTATCCTCATTAATACCAACTTCAGCAAAGTGAATCATTTCTTTTCTCATCTGAGTGAATTGAAAAAACCAGCTTTGGAGCTGGAGGCTGGTGGTGAGGAAACCTTTGATGCCGGCAAGGGTAGATTGAAGCAGGTTCTGTTTGAGTATTTTCAGGAAATGCTGCCGGCTTTATGTCAGACAATGCCGGATCATAGTATTGTTGTTCGTCCTCATCCGGCAGAGAATCATCATCCATGGATGGAAATTGCCGAAGGTTATCCAAATCTGGAAATTATTAATGAGGACAGTGTAACTCCCTGGCTGATGGCGGCAAAAGTATTGGTTGCCAATGGTTGTACCACCATGATTGAAGCAGCTGTTCTGGGAACGCCAACCGTCGCTTACCAGCCGGTGACCGGGGGACAATATGATGATGATTTACCCAATGAAGTGAGTTATAGGGCCTGCTCGCTGGATGAGCTTTGTTTGCAGGTGAAAGAAATAGTGAATGGTGAAAAGGGTTCCATGGATGAATTGGAACGCAGTCGGATTCTGGAGCCGCATATTGCCGCCCTCGACGGGCGATTGTCCTGTGACCGGATGGTTGATGTCCTGGCTGAGGTCGGGTATCTACAGGGTCCTCCTCCGGCTGTTCCCCTGAGAAAATATCTGCGGGGTTGGTTGCATAATCGGGTGCGTAAGGTCAGTAAAAAGATCAATATGCGCCGTCCCGGACACCGTAATAATTTTGCTTACCACCAGCATCGCTTTCCCGGCGTAACAGCCGATGAAATACAAGATCGAATCAAGCGGCTGGGGGATATTCTGGGCCGTTTCCAGGATGTGCAGGTTAAGCGGCTGAGTGAATATATTTTCAGGATTGATTAGTGCTTTTTCCCACTGACAACCGCGAGAATATGTTCGGCCGCGTTGCCCGGCAGGCTGACCCGTTTCAAAAAGGATTGAGATGATTTTTCCAGTTGGGAGCGCTTTGTCAGTGCAGTTGCAAGAAAATCGTGCCAATTCCGGGTAGTGTCAATAAGCGGCAGGGGTTCATAGTAGGCATAGTAGGGGATGTTTTGTCCATAACGGATGACTGCAACGGGAGCCGCAGCCATGGCAGCATCTAAAGCGATGGTGGAAGGTGTGGTGACGACTGCCAGGGAATTGGCCAGCAGCGTTGGTGTCGGCCAATGGGTTATATCCGTCCGGGCGGGATCAAGTACTTCGATATTGCTCATGGAATGAAGAAATTCCGTGTGGGTTTTACTGCGCTGTATAATTCCGGGATGAGGTTTCAGGATAAAATGAAGGTTGGCGAATGTGTCTGCCATATGTTGCAAGTCGGCAAAAAATAGCTGCATGTACCGGTCATCAAAACGGTCAACATGGAGTCCTTCAAAGACGGCGATGAAGGGTGTTTCTGAGACCTGATGCTGGCTTTTTCCCAGGTTGGCAAGGTGGACCTTGGGACAGCCGACCGCCAGGCATTTACGACGGGTATCCATGGCAACGACACCTGGGAGTTGTTCAACTGGCCCCCAGGTCAGAACATTTTGGGCTGCAAAGTGAACGTTGGAGCCTAACTCAGGATCCTGGTAGGTCAGGCCGACATTTTCAAAACCATGCTGCATCGTATACGTATGGACTTTGCAGGCGTTGGCGATCAGCGTGATTATATAGGGAACCTTGTGGCTGGCCACCGTTGATTCAACTGTATTCAGCAGGGCATCAATCTTCAGTAACTTGAAAATAGCCGCTATCAGGTTTCCATGGGTGACGGTAAATGCTGTTTGAATCCCTTTTTCATCCAGTAATTTTTTGGTGGTGGGGAAATGCGTGAGTGCCCGTTTCGTCGCCCAAAAAAACACCTCAATTTCAGGATGTTTCAACGACTGGTGATAAATATCGATGAAAAGATCAATGTCCTGAGGACGACTGATCAGCAACACAAAGATCAGCGGCTGCCGGCTGGAGATGGGATGATTGCGCCGGGAATGCCAATAGTGTATAACCCGGGCAGTTATGATACAGAAAGCAGTATACAGTTTTCTCAGGGAGTGTTTAATAGAGAGAGGGATTTTCATTTTAAGCTATTTCTTGTTAAGTGCTTCACGGGTTCTTTGCCGTCAGGCAAAGGTTTCGATGAAGAAACTTATGCAAGGCCTGGATGAAACATGATTGACTGACGCCGTTGATGTTTGATTATATAGCATAATGCTTCGAGGATGGCGAAATTTATTGTGGCTTTTTATTCATCTCAACTTTCTGACTTGT
This genomic window contains:
- a CDS encoding surface carbohydrate biosynthesis protein: MIDKPSTIIIPVESQVRELDAKILLACAAAERGFPVIIGSRAFIHFQMDSLPRGVYLAKSMRTLSIRMFAILRDLGHEIVGWDEEGLVRWPDQEYYRWRLSPVTLRKLSHLLTWGADDARVLRDYPGYPGTPIHLTGNPRIDLLRPELRSFYQQKADKLKEQYGDFILINTNFSKVNHFFSHLSELKKPALELEAGGEETFDAGKGRLKQVLFEYFQEMLPALCQTMPDHSIVVRPHPAENHHPWMEIAEGYPNLEIINEDSVTPWLMAAKVLVANGCTTMIEAAVLGTPTVAYQPVTGGQYDDDLPNEVSYRACSLDELCLQVKEIVNGEKGSMDELERSRILEPHIAALDGRLSCDRMVDVLAEVGYLQGPPPAVPLRKYLRGWLHNRVRKVSKKINMRRPGHRNNFAYHQHRFPGVTADEIQDRIKRLGDILGRFQDVQVKRLSEYIFRID